The following proteins are co-located in the uncultured Tolumonas sp. genome:
- the pstA gene encoding phosphate ABC transporter permease PstA — MLLRSSSIAAAKNLRFQRRKLSNLIALTCSMLAMTFGMVWLIWILVSVVQMGFKGLTLTILTQMTPSPDSDGGLLNAIYGSVLMTAVGTAIGTPIGLMTGVYLSEYGGRSLFSKTTRFINDILLSAPSIVIGLFVYALIVAQTKTFSGWAGAIALALMVVPVVVRTTEDMLRLVPNTLREAAYALGTPKWKVISHVVLKSARSGVLTGIMLAVARITGETAPLLFTALNNQFWVTGLSQPTASLPVTIYKFAMSPYSNWQQLAWAGVLIITFGVLVINLTARMLFGKKD, encoded by the coding sequence ATGCTTCTTCGTTCTTCATCGATCGCTGCTGCTAAAAATCTACGCTTTCAGCGTCGTAAACTCAGTAATCTTATCGCATTGACCTGCTCAATGTTAGCAATGACATTTGGCATGGTTTGGTTAATTTGGATCTTGGTATCAGTCGTACAAATGGGGTTCAAAGGCCTGACATTAACGATATTAACCCAAATGACGCCATCGCCAGATTCTGATGGTGGGCTACTTAATGCAATTTATGGCTCAGTGTTAATGACTGCTGTGGGAACTGCAATAGGAACACCAATAGGATTGATGACAGGGGTGTATCTTTCTGAATATGGTGGTCGTTCATTGTTTTCAAAGACGACTCGGTTCATCAATGACATTCTTTTATCCGCACCCTCTATTGTTATCGGATTATTTGTTTACGCGCTGATAGTCGCCCAAACGAAGACATTTTCTGGCTGGGCAGGTGCAATAGCTCTGGCTTTAATGGTTGTGCCCGTTGTTGTAAGAACCACAGAAGATATGTTGCGTTTGGTTCCAAATACATTGCGTGAGGCTGCGTATGCATTAGGGACTCCAAAATGGAAAGTCATCTCACATGTCGTATTAAAATCGGCAAGATCCGGTGTTCTAACTGGGATCATGTTGGCTGTTGCCCGAATCACTGGTGAAACGGCGCCGTTGTTATTCACAGCATTGAACAATCAATTTTGGGTAACTGGATTATCACAACCCACAGCGAGTTTGCCCGTCACAATTTATAAATTTGCTATGAGTCCATACAGCAATTGGCAGCAATTGGCTTGGGCTGGTGTATTGATAATTACTTTCGGTGTTTTGGTTATCAACCTTACTGCCCGAATGTTATTTGGTAAAAAGGATTGA
- the pstB gene encoding phosphate ABC transporter ATP-binding protein PstB produces the protein MRYQNNLLNLEPKADVSQLDPCFSVRNLNFYYGNFRALKDVSMDIPQQCVTAFIGPSGCGKSTLLRIFNRMYELYPEQRADGEIQINGQNILHAKEDVSLIRARIGMVFQKPTPFPMSIYENIAFGIRLYEKLPRYQMDERVEWALKKTALWDEVKDKLHQSGMSLSGGQQQRLCIARAIAIKPEVLLLDEPTSALDPISTAKIEELVIELKQDYTVVIVTHNMQQAARVSDFTAFMYLGELIEFDNTDQIFLKPRRKETEDYITGRFG, from the coding sequence ATGAGATATCAGAACAATCTACTCAATCTGGAGCCCAAAGCGGATGTCAGTCAGCTTGACCCGTGTTTTTCCGTAAGAAATTTGAATTTCTATTATGGTAATTTTAGGGCACTTAAAGATGTCAGTATGGATATCCCGCAACAATGCGTAACAGCATTTATTGGACCGTCTGGGTGCGGAAAGTCGACTTTACTGCGTATTTTTAACCGTATGTATGAGCTGTATCCCGAACAACGAGCAGATGGAGAAATCCAAATTAATGGACAAAATATTCTTCATGCAAAAGAAGATGTATCACTGATACGAGCCAGAATTGGCATGGTGTTTCAAAAGCCAACACCTTTCCCGATGTCAATTTATGAAAATATTGCATTTGGTATTCGTTTGTATGAAAAACTCCCTCGCTATCAGATGGATGAGCGTGTTGAGTGGGCTTTGAAAAAAACTGCACTGTGGGATGAAGTAAAAGACAAATTACATCAAAGTGGAATGAGTTTATCTGGTGGTCAACAACAACGGTTATGTATTGCCAGAGCTATAGCAATCAAGCCGGAAGTGCTGTTGCTGGATGAACCAACCTCAGCATTAGATCCGATTTCAACAGCTAAAATTGAAGAGCTAGTGATCGAATTAAAACAAGATTATACAGTTGTTATCGTGACACATAATATGCAGCAAGCCGCCCGAGTCTCTGATTTTACTGCATTTATGTATCTTGGTGAGTTAATTGAATTTGATAATACAGACCAAATCTTCTTGAAGCCTCGCCGGAAGGAAACTGAGGATTACATAACAGGTCGATTTGGATAA
- the pstS gene encoding phosphate ABC transporter substrate-binding protein PstS produces the protein MKMTFKMLALGVAIASSATISYASDVTGAGSSFAAPLYSKWAESYNKVSGTRMNYQSIGSGAGIKQIIAKTVDFGASDMPLTDEELAKNSLVQWPTAVGGIVPVVKIDGINANQLKLTGSILADIFIGKITKWNDPAIVKLNGDIKLPDTQISVVHRADASGTTFGFSNYLSKVNPEWAQKYKFGTTVNWPVGVGGKGNEGVSAFVQRLSGSIGYVETAYAKSNHMTTVELQNADGNFVAATEQSVKAAAAGADWSKSFYQILTNQPGKESWPITSGTFVLVHRVADKSEQTQEVLKFFDFGFSTGDQMAEQLQYVPMPVSVKEQIRKEWLTIEAPGGQALWKK, from the coding sequence ATGAAAATGACGTTTAAAATGCTTGCTCTAGGCGTAGCTATAGCTTCATCTGCGACAATTTCTTATGCCTCTGATGTGACAGGCGCTGGTTCTTCTTTTGCTGCACCTTTGTATTCAAAGTGGGCTGAGTCTTATAATAAAGTAAGCGGTACTCGAATGAACTATCAGTCCATTGGTTCTGGTGCCGGTATTAAACAAATCATTGCAAAAACAGTCGATTTTGGCGCTTCTGATATGCCATTAACCGATGAAGAATTAGCTAAAAATAGTTTAGTTCAGTGGCCAACAGCCGTTGGTGGCATTGTGCCAGTAGTCAAAATTGATGGTATTAATGCCAATCAATTGAAATTAACAGGCTCCATTCTGGCCGATATATTTATTGGTAAGATCACAAAATGGAATGACCCAGCCATCGTTAAACTAAATGGCGATATCAAATTACCAGACACGCAAATTTCTGTTGTTCATCGAGCTGATGCTTCAGGTACAACTTTTGGTTTCTCAAATTATTTGAGCAAAGTTAATCCTGAATGGGCTCAGAAATATAAATTTGGTACTACCGTTAACTGGCCCGTTGGTGTCGGTGGCAAAGGTAATGAAGGTGTATCCGCCTTTGTACAACGCCTGTCTGGTTCTATCGGCTACGTTGAAACCGCTTATGCCAAATCAAACCACATGACGACGGTGGAATTACAAAATGCGGACGGTAATTTTGTAGCCGCAACTGAACAAAGCGTTAAAGCTGCCGCTGCTGGTGCTGATTGGTCTAAATCATTTTACCAGATCCTGACAAATCAACCGGGTAAGGAATCATGGCCAATTACAAGTGGTACATTTGTACTGGTGCACCGCGTTGCTGATAAATCAGAACAGACTCAAGAAGTATTGAAATTCTTTGATTTTGGTTTCAGTACCGGGGATCAAATGGCAGAACAACTGCAATATGTTCCTATGCCTGTTTCAGTAAAAGAACAAATCCGTAAGGAATGGTTGACCATCGAAGCACCTGGTGGCCAAGCTCTCTGGAAAAAATAA
- a CDS encoding sulfite exporter TauE/SafE family protein, with the protein MVLIGLLMIGLSAGLLSGVFGIGGGILIVPALMYLLGFSQKLATGTSLAILLPPVGIAAVWEYYRHGNVDLRAALIIALMVLVGSWLGARIAAQLDVKILKTLFGVFLVLLGGYVIFDAFKN; encoded by the coding sequence ATGGTGTTGATTGGTTTACTCATGATAGGCCTTTCCGCTGGTTTACTCTCTGGTGTTTTTGGAATTGGCGGCGGAATATTAATTGTGCCAGCTTTAATGTATTTACTCGGTTTCTCTCAGAAATTAGCGACTGGAACTAGTCTTGCCATTCTTCTCCCTCCTGTAGGAATTGCTGCGGTATGGGAATATTACAGGCATGGAAACGTTGATTTACGAGCTGCACTTATTATTGCATTGATGGTGTTAGTTGGTAGTTGGCTTGGCGCCCGGATAGCAGCTCAGCTCGACGTAAAAATATTAAAAACTCTATTTGGTGTCTTTTTAGTTCTGTTAGGTGGCTATGTAATATTTGATGCCTTTAAAAACTAG
- a CDS encoding FAD/NAD(P)-binding oxidoreductase, which translates to MATIIVVGAGLGGMSAAYELKAELGQQHEVILINNKPDFEFTPSNPWIAVEWRQRKETSIPIEPYVRKKSIRFIASGLESLNAAQQQLELADGQKLNYDFLVLCTGPELAFDEITGAGPDAGGTSSVCTLTHAEHCRDNVNKLINEPGHVIVGAMPGASCFGPAYEYAFILDKHLRDKKVRKSVPMTFITSEPYIGHLGLNGVGDSKGMLESELRQRDISWICNAKTLGIIDGKMEIDELDEDGNVKRHHSLPYQHAMMLPAFRGIAPLRSIEGLVNPRGFVLVDDHQRNPKYPQIYAAGVCIAIPPLSKTPVPTGVPKTGYMIESMVRAITHNIKAELMGQQPTCKATWNAICLADMGDTGAAFVAMPQIPPRNVAWFKKGKWVHLAKIGFEKYFLHKMQIGDTEPMYERFMLKYLGIDKLE; encoded by the coding sequence ATGGCAACAATAATTGTAGTTGGTGCTGGCTTAGGTGGGATGTCAGCAGCTTATGAGCTTAAAGCGGAATTAGGTCAACAGCACGAAGTTATCCTGATCAATAATAAACCCGATTTTGAGTTTACCCCATCTAACCCATGGATTGCCGTCGAATGGCGACAACGCAAAGAAACATCAATTCCTATAGAACCCTATGTCCGCAAAAAATCGATCCGGTTTATCGCTTCCGGCTTAGAAAGCCTTAATGCCGCACAACAACAGCTCGAACTAGCGGATGGACAAAAACTAAATTATGACTTTTTAGTCTTGTGCACCGGTCCTGAATTGGCATTTGATGAAATAACAGGAGCAGGTCCCGACGCAGGTGGAACGAGTAGTGTTTGTACATTAACGCACGCAGAACATTGCCGGGATAACGTAAATAAACTTATTAACGAACCTGGTCATGTGATTGTCGGTGCGATGCCGGGGGCTTCCTGTTTTGGGCCAGCATATGAATACGCATTTATTTTGGATAAACATCTGAGAGATAAAAAAGTCAGAAAATCAGTGCCTATGACCTTCATTACCAGTGAACCTTACATTGGACACCTTGGTTTGAATGGGGTCGGTGATTCGAAAGGTATGTTGGAAAGTGAACTAAGACAACGTGATATCAGCTGGATCTGTAACGCGAAAACACTCGGAATCATTGATGGCAAAATGGAAATCGATGAGTTGGATGAAGATGGTAATGTTAAGCGACACCATAGTCTGCCATATCAACACGCCATGATGTTACCAGCGTTCCGAGGGATTGCGCCCTTGCGATCTATAGAAGGGTTAGTGAATCCTCGCGGATTTGTATTAGTGGATGATCATCAGCGGAATCCTAAATACCCACAAATTTATGCTGCTGGTGTCTGTATCGCAATTCCACCGCTAAGTAAAACCCCCGTCCCTACTGGTGTACCCAAAACGGGCTATATGATTGAGTCAATGGTGAGAGCCATTACGCATAATATTAAAGCAGAACTAATGGGACAGCAGCCTACGTGTAAGGCGACTTGGAATGCTATCTGTTTAGCCGATATGGGTGATACAGGTGCCGCTTTTGTCGCCATGCCTCAAATTCCCCCCAGAAATGTGGCTTGGTTTAAGAAAGGGAAATGGGTTCATCTGGCAAAAATCGGATTTGAAAAGTATTTCCTACATAAAATGCAAATTGGAGATACCGAACCGATGTATGAACGATTCATGCTGAAATATCTTGGTATTGATAAATTGGAATAG
- a CDS encoding serine hydrolase — MPAPTPLAKPDPRPDPVSTAIPSPPQITAKAYILMDYNSGQLLFGESPEERLPPASLTKMMTSYVIGQELKSGRIKPTDMVTISKNAWAKNYGDSSKMFIEVGKQVSVENLNKGIIIDSGNDACIAMAEHIAGSEDSFASLMNQWAAKLGMKNTHFVNAHGLYNEDHYSTAHDMAILARALIHDLPNEYAIYSQKDFTFNGIAQHNRNRLLWDKTLVVDGIKTGHVSQAGYNLVASATGPENMRLISVVIGANSEQQRAEESKKLLTYGFRFYQNIQPYKQGAELTKQRIWMGDKMEISLGTDQDINLLVPRNTASKLKADFQLNRELHAPIKQGETVGTIFLRIDGKDIAQHPLVALNTVNEGGIFSRLWDYLALLIQRIFN, encoded by the coding sequence ATTCCAGCCCCGACTCCATTAGCAAAACCAGATCCAAGGCCAGACCCCGTCTCAACAGCAATACCAAGCCCACCACAAATTACCGCAAAAGCTTATATACTAATGGATTACAACAGTGGTCAGTTACTGTTTGGTGAAAGTCCTGAAGAGCGTTTACCTCCCGCCAGTTTAACTAAAATGATGACTTCATATGTGATTGGTCAGGAGCTGAAGTCAGGGCGAATAAAACCAACAGATATGGTCACTATCAGTAAAAATGCCTGGGCAAAAAACTATGGTGACTCTTCAAAGATGTTCATTGAAGTAGGAAAACAAGTCAGCGTAGAAAACCTTAATAAAGGTATTATCATTGATTCAGGAAACGATGCTTGTATTGCTATGGCAGAACATATTGCTGGTTCTGAAGACTCATTTGCTAGTTTGATGAACCAATGGGCTGCAAAATTAGGCATGAAAAATACTCACTTTGTGAATGCACATGGTCTATACAATGAGGATCATTACTCTACAGCACATGATATGGCTATATTAGCCCGAGCATTGATCCATGATTTACCAAATGAATATGCAATCTATTCACAAAAAGATTTCACTTTCAACGGTATTGCACAACATAACCGTAATCGACTGTTGTGGGATAAAACGCTGGTAGTTGATGGCATAAAAACCGGTCATGTTAGTCAGGCTGGCTATAATTTAGTGGCGTCAGCCACTGGGCCAGAAAATATGCGGCTCATATCCGTTGTTATCGGTGCCAATAGTGAACAACAACGAGCTGAAGAAAGTAAGAAATTACTCACTTACGGTTTCCGTTTTTATCAAAATATCCAGCCATACAAACAAGGAGCAGAACTCACCAAACAACGGATCTGGATGGGAGATAAAATGGAAATCAGCCTAGGTACAGATCAAGATATTAATCTATTAGTACCGAGGAATACAGCAAGTAAATTAAAAGCCGACTTCCAGCTCAATAGAGAATTACATGCACCAATTAAACAAGGTGAAACAGTTGGGACCATATTTTTACGTATTGACGGTAAAGATATTGCACAGCACCCTCTTGTAGCACTAAATACTGTGAATGAAGGTGGAATTTTTAGCCGTTTATGGGATTATCTAGCACTGTTAATACAACGAATTTTTAATTAA
- the clcA gene encoding H(+)/Cl(-) exchange transporter ClcA yields MATSNPIHSSPARRRQHIRHIIRRFVRRDYTSPKVLILAVLTGILTGTICALFEFCTDLVVEHRMGYLEGVESQWRWVAAFIISGVLAMIAFYLMHRFAPEAGGSGIPEIEGALDDIRPVRWKRVLPVKFLGGTCSLGSGMILGREGPSVQIGGNVGKMVADLFRFPKDNAHALLAAGAAAGLASAFNAPLAGILFVLEEMRPTFRYSFLSIKVVSTAVICSTITRQIFFGTGAVFVIPAFKTPSIPTLMIFLIFGCVMGSVGFIFNKMVNIFQDAYLTLHQNRRFRFVSIGVLLGGLFGVLSLYGHGLTSGGMKVISQWVTEPMQLNMLFWLLVWRFLGTLLCFCSGVPGGIFAPSLALGTLCGALCGTVVSLLFPELTVQYGVFPIVGMGALFAASVRAPVTGIVLVTEMTNNYALILPMMVTTLSATLVAQWLGGKPIYSQILERTLRLANIKRKQEEAHVQTM; encoded by the coding sequence ATGGCCACTTCAAATCCCATTCATTCAAGTCCTGCTCGCCGCCGTCAACATATTCGCCATATCATTCGTCGATTCGTCCGTCGCGATTACACATCACCGAAAGTTCTCATACTGGCTGTTTTGACCGGCATTTTGACCGGAACAATCTGTGCTTTATTTGAATTTTGTACAGATTTGGTAGTCGAGCATCGCATGGGCTACTTGGAAGGTGTTGAGTCCCAGTGGCGTTGGGTTGCCGCATTTATCATAAGTGGCGTTCTTGCCATGATAGCGTTTTACCTAATGCATCGTTTTGCTCCTGAAGCTGGAGGCTCAGGAATTCCAGAGATCGAAGGTGCTTTAGATGACATCAGACCCGTACGCTGGAAACGGGTATTACCAGTGAAATTTTTGGGCGGTACTTGCTCACTTGGTTCTGGAATGATTCTGGGGAGAGAGGGGCCATCGGTTCAAATTGGCGGGAATGTCGGAAAAATGGTTGCTGATTTATTCCGCTTTCCTAAAGACAATGCTCACGCACTTTTAGCCGCAGGCGCTGCGGCGGGGTTGGCTTCTGCATTTAATGCGCCGTTGGCCGGAATTCTATTTGTCTTGGAAGAGATGCGTCCCACCTTTCGGTATTCATTTTTATCGATCAAAGTCGTATCGACTGCTGTAATTTGTTCCACTATCACCCGACAAATTTTCTTTGGAACCGGAGCAGTATTTGTTATTCCCGCATTTAAGACGCCATCAATTCCTACACTGATGATTTTTTTAATATTCGGTTGTGTCATGGGCAGTGTGGGTTTCATTTTCAATAAAATGGTGAATATATTCCAGGATGCTTACCTCACCCTTCATCAAAACCGACGGTTTCGTTTCGTCTCCATTGGCGTATTGCTCGGTGGATTATTTGGTGTTCTGTCTTTGTACGGACATGGACTGACTTCCGGTGGTATGAAAGTGATCTCTCAGTGGGTTACTGAACCCATGCAGCTCAACATGCTGTTTTGGTTATTGGTCTGGCGTTTTCTTGGTACATTACTCTGTTTCTGCTCTGGTGTACCTGGTGGCATATTTGCACCTTCACTTGCTCTTGGTACTTTGTGTGGAGCTCTGTGTGGCACGGTTGTTTCTTTGTTATTCCCTGAATTAACGGTGCAATACGGCGTCTTTCCTATTGTGGGAATGGGGGCACTGTTTGCTGCCTCGGTCAGAGCACCAGTGACTGGAATAGTGCTTGTGACAGAAATGACAAATAACTACGCGCTGATTTTGCCAATGATGGTGACAACGCTGAGTGCAACATTGGTCGCTCAGTGGCTGGGTGGTAAACCAATCTATAGCCAGATACTCGAACGAACACTCCGCTTGGCAAATATCAAACGTAAGCAAGAAGAAGCTCACGTGCAGACAATGTAA
- the katG gene encoding catalase/peroxidase HPI, whose translation MSNSDPAGKCPFMHGSTTSADIANSNWWPKAQNLDILHQHDSKTNPMDSGFNYRDEVKKLDVDALKNDLKALMTESQSWWPADWGHYGGLMIRMAWHSAGTYRIADGRGGAGTGNQRFAPLNSWPDNTNLDKARRLLWPIKKKYGNKLSWADLIILAGNMAYESMGLKTFGFAFGREDIWHPEKDIYWGSEKEWLAPSGGAGSRYSGERDLENPLAAVMMGLIYVNPEGVDGKPDPLKTAKDMRVTFARMAMNDEETVALTAGGHTVGKAHGNGSAANLGPAPEGAELEEQGLGWMNHTSRGIGRNTVTSGIEGAWTTHPTQWDNGYFDLLFGCDWWLQKSPAGAWQWEPVNIKDEDMPVDVEDPAIRHKPMMTDADMALKFDPDYRKYAERFHKDPAYFSEVFARAWFKLTHRDMGPKSRYLGPDIPAEDLIWQDPIPAGRADYNVAVLKDKIVASGLSISELVSTAWDSARTFRGSDKRGGANGARIRLAPQKDWEGNEPTRLTKVLGILETIAAENNVSVADVIVLAGNTGIELAAKAAGFDITVPFASGRGDATSEQTDAESFAVLEPLADGFRNWLKKDYVVSAEELLLDRAQLMRLTAKEMTVLIGGMRVLGTNYGGTQHGVFTDRVGALTTDFFTHLTDMAYQWKPAGKNLYEIQDRKTGVVKWTATRVDLVLGSNSVLRAYAEVYAQEDNKEKFVHDFVAAWTKVMNADRFDLC comes from the coding sequence ATGAGTAATTCTGATCCTGCTGGAAAATGTCCGTTTATGCATGGCAGTACCACATCTGCCGATATTGCAAATTCAAATTGGTGGCCCAAGGCCCAGAATCTCGACATTCTGCACCAACATGATAGCAAGACCAATCCAATGGACTCTGGTTTCAACTACCGGGATGAAGTGAAAAAACTGGATGTGGATGCACTTAAAAACGATCTGAAAGCATTGATGACAGAAAGCCAGTCATGGTGGCCTGCTGACTGGGGCCACTATGGTGGACTAATGATCCGCATGGCCTGGCATTCGGCAGGAACCTATCGCATTGCAGACGGTCGTGGTGGTGCAGGGACGGGAAATCAGCGATTTGCCCCTCTCAATTCATGGCCAGATAACACCAATCTGGATAAGGCTCGTCGTCTTCTTTGGCCCATCAAGAAAAAATATGGCAACAAGCTCAGTTGGGCTGATCTGATCATTTTGGCCGGCAACATGGCCTATGAATCAATGGGTCTGAAAACCTTCGGTTTTGCATTTGGACGGGAGGATATCTGGCATCCTGAAAAAGACATCTACTGGGGATCAGAAAAAGAATGGCTGGCACCAAGTGGCGGTGCTGGTAGTCGTTACTCCGGTGAGCGCGATCTGGAAAATCCGTTAGCGGCTGTCATGATGGGCTTAATTTATGTGAATCCGGAAGGCGTTGATGGCAAACCTGATCCATTAAAAACAGCGAAAGACATGCGGGTCACATTTGCCAGAATGGCGATGAATGACGAGGAAACTGTGGCCTTGACCGCTGGCGGTCATACGGTTGGGAAGGCGCACGGTAATGGCAGTGCTGCTAATTTAGGCCCAGCACCAGAAGGTGCTGAATTGGAAGAACAAGGATTAGGCTGGATGAACCATACCAGTCGGGGGATAGGCCGGAACACAGTGACCAGCGGTATCGAAGGAGCTTGGACAACCCATCCTACTCAATGGGATAACGGATATTTTGATCTGCTCTTTGGCTGTGACTGGTGGCTGCAAAAATCGCCGGCAGGAGCATGGCAGTGGGAACCGGTAAATATCAAAGATGAGGATATGCCAGTCGATGTTGAAGACCCTGCAATCCGGCATAAACCCATGATGACCGATGCGGATATGGCATTGAAATTTGACCCGGATTATCGCAAATATGCTGAGCGATTCCACAAAGATCCAGCATATTTCTCAGAGGTGTTTGCCCGCGCTTGGTTTAAATTAACTCACCGCGATATGGGGCCGAAATCCCGCTATCTTGGACCTGATATCCCCGCTGAAGATCTGATCTGGCAAGATCCTATTCCGGCAGGAAGAGCGGATTACAATGTGGCGGTATTGAAAGACAAAATTGTAGCCAGTGGCCTGAGCATTAGTGAGCTGGTCAGTACTGCATGGGATAGCGCCCGAACTTTCCGTGGCTCTGATAAACGAGGTGGCGCAAATGGTGCGCGTATTCGCCTTGCCCCGCAAAAAGACTGGGAAGGAAATGAACCAACTCGGCTGACAAAAGTATTAGGCATTCTTGAAACAATTGCTGCTGAAAATAACGTCAGTGTTGCAGATGTTATTGTGCTTGCGGGAAATACGGGGATTGAATTGGCAGCTAAAGCTGCTGGTTTTGATATTACGGTACCATTTGCCTCTGGCAGGGGAGATGCCACTTCGGAACAAACGGATGCTGAGTCATTCGCTGTGTTGGAACCTCTGGCAGATGGTTTCCGGAATTGGCTGAAGAAAGATTATGTCGTTAGTGCCGAAGAGTTACTACTTGATCGGGCTCAACTAATGCGGTTAACAGCAAAGGAAATGACCGTATTGATCGGTGGTATGCGGGTGTTAGGTACTAACTACGGCGGCACACAACATGGTGTATTTACTGATCGTGTTGGTGCACTCACCACTGATTTCTTCACCCATCTGACCGATATGGCCTATCAGTGGAAACCCGCAGGCAAAAACCTGTATGAAATCCAGGACCGCAAAACTGGTGTTGTAAAATGGACAGCAACCCGTGTTGATCTGGTGCTAGGTTCAAATTCAGTGCTACGTGCTTATGCGGAGGTCTATGCACAAGAGGATAACAAAGAGAAATTCGTACATGATTTTGTTGCAGCATGGACAAAAGTCATGAATGCAGACCGATTTGATCTTTGTTAA
- the pstC gene encoding phosphate ABC transporter permease subunit PstC → MDFSYTSATDVEKQIFNTKSVFRRYKINNIGDLIFATLALSAACITLAALAGIIFSLFIGAWPAIHQFGLKFFLDTNWDPVNEQFGGFTMIYGTLITSLIALLIAVPVSFGIAVFLTELSPRWLRLPLTTAIELLAAIPSIVYGMWGLLVFSPLLSTYVQQPLQLWLGNIPGIGALFQGPPVGIGIFAAGIILAIMIIPFIASVMRDVFEVTPPMLKESAYGIGCTTWEVMWHIVLPYTKVGAIGGIMLGLGRAMGETMAVTFIVGNTSSFTGASLFEPGNTITSVLANEFAEASTVHQSALFYLGLVLFFITFVVLALSKALIFKLTKREGGRA, encoded by the coding sequence ATGGATTTTAGCTATACCTCTGCAACTGACGTTGAAAAGCAAATATTTAACACCAAATCTGTTTTTCGTCGTTACAAGATAAATAATATCGGTGATTTGATCTTCGCTACATTAGCGTTAAGCGCAGCTTGTATTACTCTGGCAGCCTTGGCCGGGATCATCTTTTCTCTCTTCATTGGTGCCTGGCCTGCGATCCATCAGTTTGGATTGAAATTCTTTCTGGATACCAACTGGGATCCAGTTAATGAGCAATTTGGTGGATTCACCATGATCTATGGGACGTTAATAACGTCTTTGATCGCGCTATTGATAGCTGTTCCGGTCAGTTTTGGTATCGCTGTGTTTTTGACAGAATTATCACCTCGCTGGTTACGGCTTCCTCTGACCACCGCAATTGAATTACTCGCTGCTATTCCTTCTATTGTTTATGGCATGTGGGGATTACTTGTTTTTTCGCCTTTGTTGTCTACATATGTGCAGCAACCATTACAACTCTGGCTTGGAAACATTCCTGGCATCGGCGCATTATTTCAAGGACCACCTGTTGGTATCGGTATTTTTGCTGCCGGTATTATTTTGGCAATAATGATCATTCCTTTTATTGCGTCAGTGATGCGAGATGTTTTTGAAGTTACACCACCCATGCTGAAAGAGTCCGCATACGGTATCGGCTGCACCACATGGGAGGTCATGTGGCACATTGTATTACCTTATACCAAGGTGGGTGCTATTGGCGGCATCATGCTTGGTTTGGGGCGTGCAATGGGGGAGACGATGGCAGTTACTTTTATCGTAGGTAATACCAGTTCATTTACTGGCGCATCGTTATTTGAACCAGGTAATACCATCACATCCGTATTAGCCAATGAATTTGCTGAAGCATCAACCGTACATCAATCCGCATTATTCTATTTAGGTTTGGTTCTGTTTTTTATTACGTTTGTCGTATTAGCGTTGTCAAAAGCATTGATCTTTAAACTGACAAAACGCGAAGGGGGACGGGCATAA